A stretch of Pseudomonas sp. CCC3.1 DNA encodes these proteins:
- the rfbD gene encoding dTDP-4-dehydrorhamnose reductase yields the protein MKILISGKTGQVAIELQKHLAGLGELIVLGRDALDLSQPEQIRAQVRAHAPDLIINAGAHTAVDLAESEPDLAFAINGTAPGVLAEEAKALGIPLIHYSTDYVFDGSKPAPYTEDDQPNPLGVYGKSKRAGEQAIAAVGGQHLILRTSWVYSTHGKNFLLTMQRLLPKKTELRVVADQIGAPTWAGTIAQSTRALIERWQAGEAGAWGVYHLTAQGETSWFGFTQAIAEHLTAQGKQCATLEPIPASAYPAPAARPQNSRLDCSRLVREWHVSQPDWRVALDECVAEQR from the coding sequence TTGAAAATCCTGATCAGCGGTAAAACCGGCCAAGTGGCCATCGAACTGCAAAAGCATCTTGCCGGGTTGGGCGAGCTGATAGTGCTGGGGCGCGACGCGCTGGACCTGAGTCAACCCGAGCAAATCCGTGCTCAGGTACGCGCACACGCGCCTGACTTGATCATTAACGCCGGCGCGCACACCGCTGTGGATCTGGCAGAAAGCGAGCCGGACCTGGCGTTTGCGATCAATGGCACGGCGCCAGGGGTATTGGCCGAAGAAGCGAAAGCCCTGGGCATTCCGCTGATCCACTACTCCACCGACTACGTGTTCGACGGCAGCAAGCCCGCGCCTTACACCGAAGACGATCAACCCAACCCGCTGGGCGTGTACGGCAAAAGCAAACGGGCGGGCGAGCAAGCCATCGCCGCAGTGGGCGGACAGCATTTGATCCTGCGCACCAGTTGGGTGTACTCCACCCACGGCAAAAACTTCCTGCTGACCATGCAACGTTTGCTGCCGAAAAAAACGGAGCTGCGTGTGGTGGCTGACCAGATCGGCGCACCCACTTGGGCGGGCACCATCGCGCAAAGCACTCGGGCCTTGATCGAACGCTGGCAAGCCGGTGAGGCCGGGGCGTGGGGGGTTTACCACCTGACCGCCCAAGGTGAAACTTCATGGTTTGGCTTTACCCAAGCCATTGCCGAGCACCTGACGGCCCAAGGCAAACAGTGCGCAACGCTGGAGCCCATTCCAGCCAGCGCCTACCCGGCGCCAGCGGCCCGCCCGCAAAACTCGCGCCTAGATTGCAGCCGTTTAGTACGCGAATGGCACGTCAGCCAGCCAGACTGGCGCGTTGCACTCGACGAATGCGTGGCCGAGCAACGCTGA
- a CDS encoding toxin VasX, producing the protein MSFDKSLATVVNLAEARRAASARDHVDINSTVQQCPASQPQIFVVPVRYALSEEPASHPAFQPGVETQSHPIAARLLRTGFLYVWQGDGPLQRYAMAENNLLRSQELDGDDTVINVGTQSGIALDKHQEAWMLYSEIPLNLTSCEQLSKPENRTQRMRRLDLRQVANTLQAPHCVPLGEAKQVMGELIPSTYDLALAIDYQRNQPTLQKRADELGNEAIKDPTPNTIKAYTDTQHWLSERAKVAAQYPPVPDDVPAPGEWSAVSWAPTTTQSLMETAHSQSRGLYTVLVCLDDDLGVLRDINHEQELIESRHEKWQADNNLRLSIGGFVRSLITEDGAEVAGNLSYRYREHDIELTPEQGKTLLKAHHRLDELFKEESRINQQRGRQYGHKEADALLLKVQAEVKAAVAPVRGFIPYPLHTEVEAVVRDYRAAKAANLENRHASDKVEEYIDLPAMNQWLDETAPAHFDHLKNRHEALYADRGVYLLRHHSGTWFVDYDDSEHRQWLDELALACLSAQCLRKIGAEQYADYVRSTDEGALRQLFYGWSPTLEGAVNTSSRATELMAALEIENQANAMAAMSKVLGPEGINILSGLSTVAGNATSLWNTLVKRLSASLLLLSSKPGEPLKGPWLAMMTATRAAHQIGLRLISQGKYQVLQQFGKAAEDLTQWVNTTGKAIGLGHTSKIVDSPAVKNSGGLIALTALLLNSWNASNYLGQAGELEGMDQQRIYDTVSATLYAGAALVAVIDSQVRGGVKDRVFTFKFSNSHWSVAPVLTLFGTVIGGLSAGAAAMEFLSLQKQLENSHDSIDPWLKMRRNVVGGQVLAFTTQALIGVTYTFRVITGGITASAAVGGYLLLMGPLNILIAVLGVLYLIAWYFQQTPMQNFLNYCCWSKSRASDLSPITCDAQQDELDRLYGILYTPRVSFESAEPKSVLNSLQSGVIKSAIKTLTIDLPGAEPSNVYLDITMVGNPLDTLAMRERIKSGEGKYAREEPMQDIGDCWIHYSRCEWIPHTQGQGLRLSGPFNTVPNLFASQPTTVSLRLRYHTPLTSMLGALNFVGGERGVAFTLSAATGVIALRNDPTPELDSAKRYPLGGQQRSIFLQPGIKR; encoded by the coding sequence ATGAGCTTCGATAAGAGCCTTGCCACAGTGGTCAATCTGGCTGAAGCCAGACGCGCAGCCAGTGCCCGCGATCACGTCGACATCAACAGCACTGTGCAGCAATGTCCGGCCAGTCAGCCGCAGATCTTTGTCGTCCCGGTGCGTTACGCCCTCAGCGAAGAGCCTGCCAGCCACCCGGCCTTCCAGCCCGGCGTAGAGACCCAAAGTCACCCGATAGCAGCACGTCTTTTGCGTACAGGCTTTCTCTATGTGTGGCAAGGCGACGGCCCGCTTCAGCGTTATGCGATGGCTGAAAACAACCTGTTGCGCAGTCAAGAGCTGGATGGCGATGACACCGTCATCAACGTCGGCACTCAGAGCGGTATAGCGTTGGATAAGCACCAGGAAGCCTGGATGCTCTACAGCGAAATCCCGCTGAACTTGACCTCTTGCGAACAACTCAGCAAACCCGAAAATCGCACCCAACGCATGCGCCGTCTGGACCTGCGGCAAGTCGCGAACACCCTGCAAGCCCCGCATTGCGTGCCGTTGGGCGAAGCCAAGCAGGTGATGGGTGAGTTGATCCCGAGCACCTATGACTTGGCGTTGGCGATCGATTACCAGCGCAATCAGCCCACACTGCAAAAGCGTGCGGATGAATTGGGCAATGAGGCGATTAAAGACCCAACGCCCAACACGATCAAAGCCTATACCGACACCCAGCACTGGCTCAGTGAGCGAGCGAAAGTGGCTGCGCAGTACCCGCCGGTTCCCGATGATGTCCCTGCGCCGGGCGAGTGGAGCGCCGTGTCATGGGCGCCGACCACGACCCAAAGCCTGATGGAAACCGCCCACAGCCAATCACGCGGTTTGTACACCGTACTGGTGTGTTTGGATGACGATCTCGGCGTATTGCGCGACATCAACCACGAACAAGAACTGATCGAATCTCGGCATGAAAAATGGCAAGCCGATAACAACTTACGGCTGAGTATTGGCGGGTTTGTTCGTAGTTTGATTACAGAAGACGGCGCTGAAGTTGCGGGAAACCTGAGTTATCGCTATCGCGAGCACGATATTGAATTGACGCCAGAGCAAGGCAAAACCTTGCTCAAGGCCCATCATCGATTGGATGAGTTGTTCAAAGAAGAATCACGCATTAACCAGCAACGCGGTCGCCAGTACGGCCATAAAGAAGCGGATGCACTGCTGCTTAAAGTACAGGCTGAAGTAAAGGCCGCTGTGGCGCCTGTTCGAGGCTTTATCCCGTACCCATTGCACACCGAAGTCGAGGCTGTTGTTCGTGACTACCGCGCTGCCAAAGCAGCCAACCTCGAAAACCGTCACGCCAGCGATAAAGTTGAGGAGTACATCGACCTGCCAGCCATGAATCAATGGCTCGACGAAACGGCCCCGGCACATTTTGACCACCTGAAAAACCGCCACGAAGCTCTTTATGCCGACCGTGGCGTGTACTTGCTGCGACACCACAGCGGCACATGGTTTGTGGATTACGACGATAGCGAACACCGCCAATGGCTGGATGAACTGGCCTTGGCCTGCCTTAGCGCTCAGTGCTTGCGCAAAATCGGGGCCGAGCAATATGCGGACTATGTCCGCAGCACTGATGAAGGGGCGCTGCGGCAATTGTTTTACGGCTGGAGCCCCACACTTGAGGGGGCGGTCAATACCAGCAGCCGTGCGACTGAATTGATGGCCGCGCTGGAAATCGAAAATCAGGCTAATGCGATGGCCGCAATGAGTAAGGTGCTGGGGCCGGAGGGTATCAACATTCTCTCTGGCCTCAGTACGGTGGCGGGCAATGCCACTAGCCTTTGGAATACGCTTGTTAAACGCCTGAGCGCATCATTGTTGTTGCTCAGCAGTAAACCGGGAGAACCGCTGAAAGGACCGTGGCTTGCCATGATGACCGCCACCCGAGCGGCTCACCAAATTGGCTTGCGACTAATTAGCCAAGGCAAATATCAGGTGTTGCAGCAATTCGGCAAAGCCGCGGAAGACCTGACTCAATGGGTCAATACCACGGGCAAAGCCATTGGCCTTGGTCATACTTCTAAAATAGTCGATTCACCAGCAGTTAAAAATAGTGGTGGTTTGATCGCCCTGACAGCGTTACTGCTCAATAGCTGGAATGCCAGTAATTATTTGGGGCAGGCAGGTGAGTTGGAGGGGATGGATCAACAGAGGATATATGACACCGTGTCCGCGACGTTATATGCCGGGGCAGCGTTGGTGGCGGTGATTGATAGTCAGGTGAGGGGAGGGGTAAAGGATAGGGTTTTTACATTTAAGTTTTCAAATAGCCATTGGTCTGTTGCACCTGTATTGACGCTTTTTGGAACGGTAATTGGTGGGCTTTCAGCAGGTGCTGCTGCTATGGAGTTTCTATCTTTACAGAAACAACTAGAAAACTCTCACGACTCTATAGACCCTTGGTTGAAGATGCGTCGAAATGTAGTCGGCGGGCAAGTTCTCGCCTTCACAACTCAAGCGTTAATAGGCGTAACTTATACTTTTAGGGTTATTACCGGAGGAATCACTGCAAGCGCTGCTGTCGGAGGGTATTTATTGCTGATGGGGCCACTTAATATCTTGATAGCCGTATTGGGTGTGTTGTACCTGATTGCTTGGTATTTCCAGCAAACGCCTATGCAAAATTTCCTGAATTATTGCTGCTGGTCCAAATCTCGCGCCAGCGATCTTAGCCCAATAACATGTGATGCCCAGCAAGACGAACTTGATCGTTTATACGGCATTCTTTATACCCCCAGAGTCAGCTTTGAATCCGCAGAGCCAAAGAGTGTGTTGAATTCTTTGCAATCAGGCGTAATTAAAAGTGCGATCAAAACACTCACCATAGACCTGCCAGGGGCTGAACCCAGCAATGTTTATCTAGACATCACCATGGTCGGTAATCCACTAGATACATTAGCGATGCGCGAGCGGATAAAAAGTGGTGAGGGGAAATACGCTCGTGAAGAGCCTATGCAAGATATTGGCGACTGTTGGATACACTACAGTCGGTGTGAGTGGATTCCTCATACCCAAGGTCAGGGTTTACGATTGAGCGGCCCATTCAACACGGTGCCTAACTTATTCGCTTCGCAACCCACTACAGTCTCTTTGCGCTTGCGATACCACACCCCATTGACCTCAATGCTAGGCGCCCTCAACTTTGTGGGGGGAGAACGAGGTGTCGCGTTCACATTGAGCGCTGCCACTGGAGTAATCGCCTTGCGTAATGACCCAACGCCAGAGCTAGACAGCGCAAAGCGCTATCCACTGGGCGGTCAACAACGCTCAATTTTCTTGCAGCCAGGAATCAAACGATGA
- a CDS encoding sensor histidine kinase, whose product MITTPSAPRRPRWRSLALLALCLAPLLWPLQHLAERYYRSELAGQNRQTLDLYVANLLGTLHRYEVLPQILGELPALRNLLVEPEDPQALANANQLLAEINNQTGAEVMYLIDANGNTLATSNWDKSDSFVGRNFAFRPYFSEAMAGKLGRFFGLGTTSGKRGYYFAAPVIENGKTMGVLVVKVDLDHTERLWGNTPEQLLTTDNNGVVILTSRPDWRFKATRELSPQERQDIFAILPYPTRDLQPLSLDMNAWLVQTQIIDETGWSVNILAPRTLVDRPVRTVLAIGGATLLVVMLLISLMMQRRRHYLDRIAFEAKARRELEGRVAERTSDLEGLNQRLRKEVLEREHAQQELVRAQDDLVQAGKLSALGTMSASISHELNQPLAAIRSYAENAEVLLDHQRIDDARSNLKLINELTGRMSSIIAHLRAFARRDRHAPESVALQPALDDALALLAKRRRSMEVELIRDLPAATLWVEAGETRLRQVLGNLLANALDALTEKGPPRRLWLSAQSTAEGVTVYIRDNGPGFCMEALGRAGEPFYTTKTRTQGLGLGLAICDTLIRAFGGELLFANHKEGGALITLRLRAGAPGVSLQASEDSRS is encoded by the coding sequence ATGATCACGACCCCTTCAGCTCCTCGCAGACCCCGATGGCGTAGCCTGGCCCTACTGGCGCTGTGCCTGGCGCCTTTGCTGTGGCCGCTGCAGCACTTGGCCGAACGCTATTACCGCAGTGAACTGGCCGGGCAAAACCGTCAAACCCTCGACCTTTACGTCGCCAACTTGCTGGGCACGCTGCACCGCTATGAGGTGTTGCCGCAAATCCTCGGCGAGCTACCCGCGCTGCGCAATTTGCTGGTCGAGCCGGAAGACCCTCAAGCCTTGGCCAACGCCAATCAGTTGCTCGCGGAAATCAACAACCAGACCGGTGCTGAAGTCATGTACCTGATCGATGCCAACGGCAACACGCTGGCGACGTCGAACTGGGACAAATCCGACAGCTTTGTCGGGCGCAACTTCGCTTTTCGCCCGTATTTCAGCGAAGCAATGGCTGGCAAGCTGGGGCGTTTCTTCGGCCTGGGCACCACGTCCGGCAAGCGCGGTTATTACTTTGCCGCGCCGGTGATCGAAAATGGCAAGACCATGGGCGTGCTGGTGGTCAAGGTCGACCTTGATCACACCGAGCGCTTGTGGGGCAACACCCCGGAACAATTGCTGACAACCGACAACAACGGCGTGGTCATTCTGACCTCGCGTCCCGATTGGCGCTTCAAAGCCACGCGAGAACTGTCGCCGCAAGAGCGTCAGGATATTTTTGCCATCCTGCCGTATCCGACTCGCGATCTGCAGCCCTTGAGCCTCGACATGAATGCCTGGCTGGTGCAGACCCAGATCATCGACGAGACCGGCTGGAGCGTGAATATTCTGGCGCCACGGACCTTGGTCGATCGCCCCGTACGCACGGTACTGGCCATTGGTGGCGCCACGTTGTTGGTGGTCATGCTGTTGATCAGTTTGATGATGCAGCGCCGTCGTCACTATCTGGATCGCATTGCTTTTGAAGCCAAGGCCCGCCGCGAGCTCGAAGGCCGTGTGGCCGAACGCACCAGCGACCTTGAAGGCCTCAACCAGCGCCTGCGCAAGGAAGTGCTGGAGCGCGAGCACGCGCAGCAAGAACTGGTGCGCGCTCAGGATGACCTGGTGCAAGCGGGCAAACTGTCGGCACTGGGCACCATGTCGGCCAGCATCAGCCACGAACTCAACCAACCGCTGGCGGCTATCCGCAGCTATGCCGAGAACGCCGAAGTGTTGCTCGATCATCAGCGCATCGACGACGCCCGCAGCAATCTCAAGCTGATCAACGAATTGACCGGGCGCATGTCCTCGATCATCGCCCACCTGCGCGCTTTCGCCCGACGTGATCGGCACGCACCGGAAAGTGTTGCTCTCCAGCCCGCGTTAGACGATGCACTGGCCTTGCTGGCCAAACGTCGGCGCAGCATGGAGGTCGAGCTGATCCGCGACCTGCCCGCCGCCACGCTGTGGGTTGAGGCCGGGGAAACACGTTTGCGCCAGGTCTTGGGCAATCTGCTGGCCAACGCCCTGGATGCACTCACCGAGAAAGGGCCGCCGCGGCGTTTGTGGCTAAGTGCCCAATCCACGGCTGAGGGCGTCACTGTGTACATTCGCGACAACGGCCCGGGCTTTTGCATGGAAGCTCTGGGCCGCGCCGGTGAGCCGTTCTACACCACTAAAACCCGCACTCAGGGGCTGGGCCTGGGGCTGGCCATTTGTGACACGCTGATTCGTGCGTTCGGCGGCGAATTGTTATTCGCCAACCACAAGGAAGGCGGCGCCCTGATTACCCTACGACTGCGCGCCGGTGCGCCGGGCGTGAGCTTGCAAGCATCCGAGGACTCTCGATCATGA
- a CDS encoding sigma-54 dependent transcriptional regulator: MSQPIDPRVQVILIDDDPHLRQALYQTLDLAGLNVLPLAEATGLAERIQRDWAGVVVSDIRMPGMDGLELLAQLHAQDPELPVLLITGHGDVPLAVQAMRAGAYDFLEKPFASDALLDSVRRALALRALVLDNRSLRLALSDRQQLSTRLIGHSPAMLRLREQIGALAATKADVLILGETGSGKEVVARALHDLSSRRSGPFVAINAGALAESVVESELFGHEPGAFTGAQKRRIGKFEFANGGTLFLDEIESMSMDVQVKLLRMLQERVVERLGGNQLIPLDIRVIAATKEDLRQAADQGRFRADLYYRLNVAPLRIAPLRERGEDALMLFQHFADEASARHGLTPNVLQPGQRALLLRHGWPGNVRELQNVAERFALGLELALDNGADEGAQPSDLEVSGSLSEQVEHFEKSLIAAELERSHSSMRSLAEALGVPRKTLHDKLRKHGLNFESGSHPHTDELD; this comes from the coding sequence ATGAGCCAACCCATTGATCCGCGTGTTCAGGTCATCTTGATCGATGATGACCCGCACCTGCGCCAGGCGCTCTATCAAACCCTGGATCTGGCCGGGCTTAACGTCTTGCCACTGGCCGAAGCAACGGGCCTTGCCGAGCGTATTCAGCGTGACTGGGCAGGCGTGGTGGTCAGTGACATCCGCATGCCGGGCATGGATGGCCTTGAGCTGTTGGCTCAACTGCACGCCCAAGACCCGGAGCTGCCAGTGTTGCTGATCACCGGCCATGGCGATGTGCCACTGGCGGTGCAAGCCATGCGCGCAGGGGCCTACGACTTTCTGGAAAAACCGTTTGCCAGCGACGCGCTGCTCGACAGCGTGCGCCGGGCGCTGGCCCTGCGCGCATTGGTGCTGGATAACCGCAGCCTGCGCCTGGCGCTGAGTGATCGTCAGCAACTGAGCACCCGCTTGATCGGGCACTCCCCGGCCATGCTGCGTCTGCGCGAGCAAATCGGCGCGCTGGCCGCGACCAAAGCCGACGTGCTGATTCTGGGCGAAACCGGCTCTGGCAAAGAAGTCGTCGCACGCGCGCTGCATGACCTGTCGAGTCGGCGCAGCGGGCCGTTTGTGGCAATCAACGCGGGCGCGCTGGCCGAGTCAGTGGTCGAAAGCGAGCTGTTTGGCCATGAACCCGGCGCCTTTACCGGCGCGCAAAAGCGTCGCATCGGCAAGTTTGAATTCGCCAATGGCGGCACGTTATTCCTCGACGAAATCGAAAGCATGAGCATGGATGTGCAGGTCAAACTGCTGCGCATGCTGCAAGAACGGGTAGTTGAGCGCTTGGGTGGCAATCAGCTGATTCCGCTGGATATTCGGGTTATCGCCGCGACCAAGGAAGACCTGCGCCAGGCCGCCGATCAAGGCCGGTTCCGCGCCGACTTGTACTACCGACTGAACGTCGCCCCGCTGCGTATCGCGCCGCTGCGTGAGCGAGGTGAAGACGCGTTGATGCTGTTTCAACACTTCGCCGACGAAGCCAGCGCCCGCCACGGCCTGACGCCCAACGTGTTGCAGCCGGGACAGCGTGCGTTGTTACTGCGTCACGGCTGGCCGGGCAATGTGCGCGAACTGCAAAACGTCGCAGAACGCTTCGCCCTGGGCCTGGAGTTGGCTCTGGACAATGGCGCGGACGAAGGCGCCCAACCGTCTGACCTAGAAGTCTCGGGCAGCTTGAGCGAGCAGGTCGAGCATTTTGAAAAAAGCCTGATCGCCGCTGAACTCGAACGCTCGCACAGCTCGATGCGCAGCCTGGCTGAAGCGCTGGGCGTGCCGCGCAAAACCCTGCATGACAAATTGCGCAAACACGGGCTGAACTTCGAGAGCGGCAGCCACCCCCACACTGATGAACTAGATTGA
- a CDS encoding thioesterase domain-containing protein, whose translation MNRDSRYLESILHHDIPLTREMGLKVIAWHDKQLRLQLPLDANINHKSTMFGGSLYCGAVLAGWGWLHLSLREAGIEDGHIVIQEGHISYPLPVTQDAIALCDAPAEAAWNKFLAMYKRHGRARLTLETRMINADGGDDAVRFSGQYVLHR comes from the coding sequence ATGAACCGCGACAGTCGTTACCTGGAATCCATCCTTCATCACGACATCCCGCTCACCCGTGAAATGGGCCTTAAGGTGATTGCCTGGCACGACAAGCAGCTGCGTTTGCAACTGCCGCTAGACGCCAACATCAACCATAAAAGCACCATGTTTGGCGGCAGCCTGTACTGCGGCGCGGTGCTGGCCGGCTGGGGCTGGCTGCACCTGAGCCTGCGAGAAGCCGGGATCGAAGACGGTCACATCGTGATTCAGGAAGGCCACATCAGCTACCCGCTCCCCGTGACCCAAGACGCCATTGCGCTGTGCGATGCGCCAGCAGAGGCGGCATGGAACAAGTTTTTGGCCATGTACAAACGCCACGGCCGCGCACGCTTGACCCTTGAAACGCGCATGATCAATGCGGACGGCGGGGATGATGCAGTGCGGTTTAGCGGGCAATACGTATTGCATCGCTAG
- the cysQ gene encoding 3'(2'),5'-bisphosphate nucleotidase CysQ, which yields MSVAHPLLAPVIELAHRAGEAILPFWRADVAVTAKDDESPVTAADIAAHHILLDGLTALDPSIPVLSEEDANIAQSVRAGWTRWWLVDPLDGTKEFIAGSEEFTVNIALIEQGRVVFGVVSIPTNGCCYFGGEGLGAWRADEDGTVPISVRNTPPAGEPLIVVASRRHSSPEQERLLTGLEAAVGSLEMANIGSSLKFCLLAEGAADCYPRLAPTSQWDTAAAQGVLEGAGGVVLQLDGQPFTYPARESLLNGHFLALPAKAPWREQLLALAQG from the coding sequence GTGAGTGTTGCGCATCCCTTGCTGGCTCCCGTCATTGAACTCGCGCACCGTGCGGGCGAGGCCATTCTGCCGTTCTGGCGCGCGGATGTAGCGGTCACTGCCAAGGACGATGAGTCGCCGGTCACGGCGGCCGATATTGCGGCGCACCACATCTTGCTCGACGGCCTGACTGCGCTGGACCCGAGCATTCCGGTGCTCTCGGAGGAAGACGCCAACATCGCGCAAAGCGTTCGCGCAGGCTGGACGCGCTGGTGGCTGGTTGACCCGCTGGATGGCACCAAGGAATTTATCGCGGGCAGTGAAGAGTTCACCGTCAACATTGCGCTGATCGAACAGGGCCGCGTGGTGTTTGGTGTGGTCTCGATACCCACCAATGGCTGTTGCTACTTCGGTGGTGAAGGTCTGGGTGCGTGGCGCGCCGATGAGGACGGGACCGTGCCGATCAGCGTGCGCAACACGCCGCCTGCCGGTGAACCCTTGATCGTGGTGGCCAGCCGTCGCCATTCAAGCCCTGAGCAAGAGCGTTTGCTGACAGGGCTGGAAGCGGCGGTTGGTTCATTAGAAATGGCCAACATTGGCAGCTCGTTGAAGTTTTGCCTGTTGGCTGAAGGCGCGGCCGATTGTTATCCGCGTCTGGCGCCGACCTCGCAATGGGACACGGCTGCCGCTCAAGGCGTGCTCGAAGGGGCGGGGGGTGTGGTGCTGCAACTGGATGGCCAGCCGTTCACCTACCCGGCGCGCGAATCGTTGCTCAATGGTCATTTTTTGGCGTTGCCCGCGAAGGCGCCGTGGCGTGAGCAGTTGTTGGCGTTGGCGCAAGGTTAA
- the nudE gene encoding ADP compounds hydrolase NudE: MRQKPTVLAREIVASSRLFRVEEVQLRFSNGVERTYERLVGRGNGYGAVMIVAMIDSEHAILVEEYCGGTDEYELSLPKGLIEPGEDVLAAADRELKEEAGFGARQLEHVTELSLSPGYMSQKIQVVLATDLYEEHLEGDEPEPMRVDRVNLRNLSGLMENPQFSEGRALAALYLVRDLLTQRGVFQS, translated from the coding sequence ATGCGCCAAAAACCCACCGTACTTGCCCGTGAAATTGTTGCCAGTAGTCGATTGTTTCGGGTCGAAGAAGTGCAGCTGCGCTTTTCCAATGGCGTTGAACGTACTTACGAACGGTTGGTGGGACGCGGCAACGGTTATGGCGCGGTCATGATCGTGGCGATGATCGACAGCGAACACGCCATCCTGGTCGAAGAATATTGCGGCGGAACTGACGAATATGAACTGTCGTTGCCCAAAGGCCTGATCGAGCCGGGTGAAGACGTACTGGCTGCCGCTGACCGTGAGCTCAAAGAAGAAGCGGGCTTCGGTGCCCGTCAGCTTGAGCATGTGACCGAGCTGTCGTTGTCGCCGGGTTACATGAGCCAAAAAATTCAGGTGGTTTTGGCCACCGATCTCTATGAAGAGCACTTGGAAGGCGATGAGCCGGAACCGATGCGGGTTGATCGGGTTAACTTGCGCAACTTGTCGGGTCTGATGGAAAACCCGCAGTTCAGCGAAGGCCGTGCATTGGCCGCGCTGTACCTGGTGCGGGATCTGCTGACCCAGCGCGGAGTGTTCCAGTCGTGA
- the yrfG gene encoding GMP/IMP nucleotidase, translating to MTALPWRDIDTVLLDMDGTLLDLHYDNHFWLEHLPQRYAELHGISRAMADLELTPLFENNAGQLKWYCLDFWSRELKIPVRELKLETAHLIALRPDADTFLAAIKQAGKRVILITNAHRDSLSLKLERIELAPYFERLISSHDYGFPKESPQFWDALHADIGFDPSRSLFIDDTLPILRSARAFGVGHLLAVKQPDSKKGPKDTEEFEALEDYRELLEGL from the coding sequence ATGACAGCGTTACCTTGGCGCGACATTGATACCGTTCTGCTGGACATGGACGGCACACTGCTCGACTTGCACTACGACAACCACTTTTGGCTGGAGCACCTGCCGCAGCGCTATGCCGAACTGCACGGCATCAGCCGCGCCATGGCGGATCTGGAGCTGACGCCGCTGTTTGAAAACAATGCGGGCCAGTTGAAGTGGTACTGCCTGGACTTCTGGAGCCGCGAGCTGAAAATTCCAGTGCGCGAACTCAAGCTCGAAACGGCGCACCTGATTGCCCTGCGCCCAGATGCAGACACCTTTTTAGCGGCGATCAAGCAGGCTGGCAAGCGGGTGATTCTGATCACCAACGCGCACCGTGACTCGTTGTCGCTGAAACTGGAGCGCATCGAACTGGCGCCGTATTTCGAGCGCCTGATCAGCTCCCACGATTACGGCTTCCCCAAGGAAAGCCCGCAGTTTTGGGATGCCTTGCACGCCGATATTGGCTTTGATCCGAGCCGCAGCCTGTTTATCGACGACACCTTGCCGATTCTGCGCAGCGCCCGCGCGTTTGGGGTAGGCCACTTGTTGGCCGTCAAACAGCCCGACAGCAAAAAAGGCCCGAAAGACACCGAAGAGTTTGAGGCACTGGAGGATTATCGCGAGTTGCTGGAAGGGCTTTGA
- the lysM gene encoding peptidoglycan-binding protein LysM: MSIFSFVKEAGEKLIDLLTPGNANASDELKKHVEQVGLGNPNIKAEVDGDKITLSGEVATQAEKEKIILAAGNIEGVASVDDQITVTEPTVVASRFVVVKKGDTLSAISLQVYGDANKYNKIFEANKPLLKDVNKIYPGQTLRIPE, translated from the coding sequence ATGAGTATTTTTAGCTTTGTGAAAGAAGCTGGCGAAAAATTGATCGACCTGCTGACACCGGGTAATGCCAATGCCAGTGACGAGCTTAAAAAGCACGTGGAACAAGTGGGGCTGGGTAATCCTAATATCAAAGCCGAAGTTGATGGCGACAAGATTACCCTCAGCGGCGAGGTGGCCACCCAGGCAGAGAAGGAAAAAATCATTCTGGCGGCGGGCAACATTGAAGGCGTGGCCAGCGTTGACGACCAGATCACAGTGACCGAGCCGACCGTTGTGGCTTCGCGTTTTGTCGTGGTGAAAAAAGGCGACACCCTGAGCGCGATTTCGCTGCAGGTGTATGGCGATGCCAATAAGTACAACAAAATCTTCGAAGCCAACAAACCACTGCTCAAAGACGTGAACAAAATCTATCCGGGGCAGACGCTGCGTATTCCTGAGTAA